A stretch of Cicer arietinum cultivar CDC Frontier isolate Library 1 chromosome 5, Cicar.CDCFrontier_v2.0, whole genome shotgun sequence DNA encodes these proteins:
- the LOC101513178 gene encoding argininosuccinate lyase, chloroplastic: protein MELFSSLAQSSTFFTPFRVHSSNPFFTITPSRSSSFIPLRKFITTRMEALANTDNAKPKEAKLWGGRFEEGVTDVVERFTESVSFDKQLYKHDIMGSIAHASMLAHQGLITTSDRDSIIEGLREIEKRIENGEFNWRADREDVHMNIEAALTDMIGEPAKKLHTSRSRNDQVVTDLRLWCRDAIDRIVASMKQLQVSLLKLALNNQGLIVPGYTHLQRAQPVLLQHLLLAYVEEIERDAGRLIDCRTRMNFCPLGACALAGTGLPIDRFMTSDALGFTAPLRNSIDAVSDRDFLLEFLSANAITAVHLSRLGEEWVLWASEEFGFITPSDSVSTGSSIMPQKKNPDPMELVRGKSARVIGGLMTLLTLCKGLPQAYNRDLQEDKEPVFDSVKTILGMLEVSTEFAMNITFNRERIQKALPAGYLDATTLADYLVKKGVPFRTSHDIAGKSVALCTSKKCQLPDLSLDELRSINPVFDKDVYEFLGVENAIQKFISYGSTGSACVAEQLDYWIKKLEIK, encoded by the exons ATGGAGCTGTTCTCCTCTCTTGCGCAGTCTTCAACCTTCTTCACTCCATTTCGCGTCCACTCTTCCAACCCTTTTTTCACCATAACACCATCTCGATCCTCCTCATTCATCCCTCTTCGTAAATTCATCACAACCCGAATGGAGGCCCTAGCTAACACCGACAATGCAAAGCCCAAAGAAGCTAAACTCTGGGGTGGAAGGTTTGAAGAAGGCGTTACTGACGTCGTTGAACGATTCACGGAATCCGTTTCTTTTGATAAACAGTTATACAAACATGACATTATGGGTAGCATAGCTCATGCATCCATGCTCGCTCATCAG GGTTTGATCACAACAAGTGATAGGGACTCAATTATTGAAGGTTTGAGAGAGATTGAGAAGCGAATTGAGAATGGGGAGTTTAATTGGAGAGCTGATAGAGAGGATGTGCATATGAACATTGAAGCTGCACTTACTGATATGATTGGTGAACCTGCTAAGAAGCTACACACATCTCGTAGTAGAAATGATCAAGTTGTTACTGATTTACGCCTCTGGTGTCGTGATGCCATTGATAGGATTGTGGCTAGTATGAAACAGCTTCAGGTTTCGCTTCTTAAGCTGGCTTTAAATAATCAGGGTCTCATTGTTCCTGGTTATACTCATTTGCAGCGTGCACAACCTGTTTTACTACAACACCTTTTGCTTGCTTATGTCGAGGAG ATTGAGCGTGATGCTGGTCGTTTGATTGATTGTAGAACTAGGATGAATTTTTGTCCTTTAGGGGCTTGTGCATTGGCGGGTACAGGGCTCCCCATTGATCGATTCATGACATCAGATGCATTGGGATTTACAGCTCCCTTGAGGAATAG TATCGATGCAGTTTCTGATCGAGATTTTCTACTGGAGTTTCTCTCTGCTAATGCCATCACAGCAGTGCACCTTTCTCGACTTGGTGAAGAATGGGTATTGTGGGCTTCAGAGGAATTTGGATTTATCACCCCAAGCGATTCTGTTTCAACAGGAAGCAGTATAATGCCTCAGAAAAAGAATCCAGATCCAATGGAACTTGTTCGTGGTAAGTCTGCCAGAGTCATAGGTGGTTTGATGACTCTTCTCACATTGTGCAAAGGACTTCCCCAAGCTTACAATCGCGATTTGCAG GAGGACAAAGAACCAGTGTTCGACAGTGTTAAAACTATTCTGGGGATGCTTGAGGTCTCAACAGAGTTTGCAATGAACATTACTTTCAATCGGGAGAGAATACAGAAGGCTTTACCCGCTGGTTATCTCGATGCAACAACACTTGCTGACTATCTTGTTAAGAAG GGAGTGCCGTTTAGAACATCTCATGATATAGCTGGAAAATCCGTTGCCTTGTGCACATCGAAGAAATGCCAACTGCCGGACTTGAGTCTCGATGAGCTGAGAAGTATAAATCCAGTATTTGACAAGGATGTGTATGAATTTCTTGGGGTAGAAAATGCAATCCAGAAATTTATTTCTTATGGTTCAACCGGGTCTGCTTGTGTTGCCGAACAACTCGATTATTGGATAAAAAAGCTTGAAATTAAGTGA
- the LOC101513502 gene encoding uncharacterized protein, with protein MDVTLSHLSRWLRSGKHQQPRISNGYSVKPSADSVTRELNVSRFPSVKEEIAPSSSRRVKQKLNSREEQKIDKECDFVIVPSDDGCVSDAESVDSDWSIGWLEPHGTGFSRDDDKSHETDNSFAVLVPCYGYKNGAMLEEDPKHNLLSNVGYFSDDSKKYLENWISSLHNT; from the exons ATGGATGTCACCCTTTCCCATCTTTCACGGTGGCTAAGGAGTGGAAAACATCAACAGCCAAGAATCTCAAATGGGTATTCTGTAAAACCTTCTGCTGATTCTGTTACGAGGGAATTGAATGTTTCAAGGTTTCCTTCTGTTAAGGAGGAAATTGCGCCTTCGTCTTCAAGAAGGGTGAAGCAAAAATTGAATAGTAGGGAAGAGCAGAAAATTGATAAGGAATGCGATTTTGTTATTGTTCCATCTGATGATGGATGTGTTTCTGACGCTGAATCTGTTGATTCTGATTGGTCTATTGGCTGGTTGGAGCCTCATGGAACTGGGTTCTCTAGAGATGATGATAAAAGTCATGAAACAGATAACAGTTTCGCTGTGCTTGTTCCCTGTTATGGATACAAGAATGGTGCCATGTTGGAGGAGGATCCTAAACACAACTTACTAAGCAATGTTGGGTACTTCTCAGATG ATAGCAAGAAATATTTGGAAAATTGGATATCTTCGCTTCATAATACctga
- the LOC101514044 gene encoding uncharacterized protein, which produces MPEKNSNKVPFSENDIATLVQRYDATILLTLLQEIAHYHDTKKFDWNELVKKTSTGISNPREYQMLWRYLAYHDSLNQIFEEADQPVDDDSDLDCEPESLASVSVESASESSACVKVMIASRTLSESTPSSSTIEAPLTVYLPVCCSSRTPKENSQPSDLMGQASISFPVTVHRQTLPTVSSTDALETKGLVGGTMASKRKRKAWSEEEDNLLRAAVQRLGEGNWATMAKGDDFPVKRSATQLAQRWSTLRKKDCSTNTGTNVTNTQYTTAEQLATRHSLSLALDMPFKKLTAPGMTNPNPGRTSTSIKNQVQSRNATEVSTVRSSVPAQRPSQQAVLGSCGSPAKSKLASESSVSKCNTIPGPSQQAVLGSCGSPAKFKLASENPVSKCNAISGRELKPAIVHSGAQTVSRPNTLTVSRPNAPTVSRPNTLPQFKVAQAKNVVHPVPAGSSLTKTPISAGLPSVQKDKHVTSVQEEVKRVSDLGSTPKEKVKEEETSALTTQSQVDSKLDKAKLELDKAKSMPGEKILENKVVVSQNPRGCEEQGSVQNSNLIPKKAATENGNDKVNKESQVQNQDKKTNSSNGSSNQQNMHQKQVHLPKQDERLQGLEQPK; this is translated from the exons ATGCCAGAAAAAAACTCCAACAAAGTTCCGTTCTCAGAAAACGATATTGCTACTCTCGTACAACG GTATGACGCAACGATATTGTTGACGTTGCTTCAGGAAATAGCACATTACCATGACACGAAGAAGTTTGATTGGAATGAATTGGTGAAGAAAACATCCACCGGAATTTCTAATCCCAGAGAATATCAGATGTTATGGCGCTACTTAGCGTATCATGATTCCTTGAATCAAATTTTTGAAGAAGCTGATCAACCTGTG GATGATGATAGTGACCTAGACTGCGAGCCAGAATCATTAGCTTCTGTAAGTGTGGAGTCTGCATCAGAGTCCTCAGCTTGTGTGAAG GTCATGATTGCTTCCCGTACTCTAAGTGAATCTACCCCTAGTAGCTCAACAATTGAGGCTCCATTGACTGTATATCTTCCAGTTTGTTGTTCATCTAGAACTCCTAAGGAAAATTCACAGCCATCTGATTTGATGGGACAGGCAAGCATTAGTTTCCCAGTTACCGTTCATAGACAGACACTGCCAACTGTATCATCAACTGATGCTTTAGAAACCAAGGGATTAGTTGGTGGTACCATGGCTtccaaaaggaaaagaaaagctTGGTCAGAGGAAGAGGACAATCTGCTACGAGCTGCTGTTCAGCGATTGGGTGAAGGGAATTGGGCAACCATGGCAAAAGGAGATGACTTTCCTGTTAAGAGAAGTGCAACGCAATTGGCTCAG AGGTGGAGCACTTTACGAAAGAAAGACTGCAGTACTAATACAGGAACAAACGTGACCAACACACAGTATACTACTGCTGAACAGTTGGCTACTCGTCACTCCTTATCATTAGCCCTTGACATGCCATTCAAAAAGTTAACTGCTCCTGGAATGACTAATCCTAATCCTG GTAGGACATCCACATCAATTAAAAATCAAGTGCAGTCTCGTAATGCTACAGAAGTTTCCACAGTTCGTAGTTCTGTTCCAGCTCAGCGTCCATCTCAACAAGCTGTGTTGGGATCATGTGGTTCTCCTGCAAAATCCAAACTAGCCTCTGAAAGTTCAGTCTCTAAGTGTAACACAATTCCAGGTCCATCTCAACAAGCTGTGTTGGGATCCTGTGGTTCCCCTGCAAAATTCAAATTAGCCTCTGAAAATCCAGTCTCTAAGTGTAATGCGATTTCAGGGCGTGAGTTAAAACCTGCCATAGTTCATTCTGGAGCACAAACTGTTTCACGACCAAATACACTAACTGTTTCGCGACCAAATGCACCAACTGTTTCGCGACCAAATACTCTACCACAATTTAAGGTTGCTCAAGCGAAAAATGTGGTACATCCTGTGCCTGCTGGTAGTTCTTTGACAAAGACACCCATTTCTGCTGGTTTGCCTTCTGTCCAAAAG GATAAACATGTTACATCTGTGCAAGAAGAGGTTAAAAGAGTTTCTGATCTTGGCTCCACACCGAAAGAAAAGGTGAAAGAAGAGGAAACTTCTGCGTTGACTACTCAGAGCCAGGTAGATAGCAAATTGGATAAGGCAAAGTTAGAATTAGATAAGGCCAAAAGCATGCCCGGTGAGaaaattttggaaaataaagTAGTAGTCTCACAAAATCCAAGAGGGTGTGAAGAGCAAGGAAGTGTTCAGAATTCAAATTTGATTCCTAAGAAGGCAGCCACCGAGAATGGAAATGACAAAGTCAATAAGGAAAGTCAAGTTCAAAATCAAGACAAGAAGACGAATTCAAGTAATGGAAGTTCTAACCAACAAAACATGCATCAGAAACAAGTACATTTGCCAAAACAAGATGAACGCCTTCAAGGTTTGGAACAGCCGAAAtag